In Dyadobacter sp. NIV53, a single window of DNA contains:
- the tnpA gene encoding IS66 family insertion sequence element accessory protein TnpA, whose protein sequence is MVSEMIKNARLSSSGRKLLTSQQKAYLVEEWDLSGLSCPEFCRRHGLISSQLYKWRKDAKSGAVMSIKNDGQLHSKTELEVLRRENDELKRALGEATLDIKVLKKSWRWINYETGS, encoded by the coding sequence ATGGTATCAGAGATGATTAAGAATGCACGCCTAAGTTCATCAGGAAGAAAATTGCTTACCTCGCAACAAAAGGCTTACTTAGTGGAAGAATGGGATTTATCTGGCTTGTCTTGTCCCGAGTTTTGTCGTCGACACGGTCTAATATCAAGCCAGCTATATAAATGGCGTAAGGATGCAAAATCAGGAGCAGTTATGAGTATAAAAAATGATGGCCAGCTACACTCTAAAACGGAGTTAGAGGTCTTGCGAAGAGAAAATGATGAACTTAAGAGGGCTCTGGGAGAGGCCACACTTGATATTAAGGTTCTAAAAAAAAGCTGGAGATGGATCAACTACGAAACCGGCAGTTGA